The Cellulomonas sp. P24 genome contains a region encoding:
- a CDS encoding DUF1684 domain-containing protein, whose product MTVELLDVVDWRRRVFALYQQVRELAGADPAAAHAHWCAVRDDLVGGHPASPLPVAARRTFTGLPVAPYDPAYRFEVEIGPAPVGGTTGGRRRGRPVAPHPVRVVTVDGAGELASVIGAVGTAGPDGAAGPDGTAGRAGAAVATPADAGPAADGGPLVDPAGPDGAIPFARVGRVTLEGLGTLDVWSLRSYGGGVFLPVKDALAGTRTYGGGRYVLDTVKGADLGTTRGRTLVVDLNFAYNPSCAYDPAWTCPLPAAGNVIDAPVPVGELAPHVGGAR is encoded by the coding sequence GTGACGGTCGAGCTGCTCGACGTCGTCGACTGGCGGCGTCGCGTCTTCGCGCTGTACCAGCAGGTGCGCGAGCTCGCCGGCGCCGACCCGGCGGCCGCGCACGCGCACTGGTGTGCCGTGCGGGACGACCTCGTCGGCGGTCACCCGGCCAGCCCGCTGCCCGTCGCGGCGCGCCGCACGTTCACCGGGCTCCCCGTCGCGCCCTACGACCCGGCCTACCGCTTCGAGGTCGAGATCGGACCGGCACCCGTCGGGGGGACGACGGGTGGACGACGCCGGGGTCGACCTGTCGCGCCCCACCCTGTCCGCGTGGTGACGGTCGACGGGGCGGGCGAGCTCGCGTCGGTGATCGGGGCCGTCGGCACCGCGGGGCCTGACGGGGCCGCGGGGCCTGATGGAACCGCGGGGCGTGCCGGGGCCGCGGTTGCGACGCCCGCGGACGCAGGGCCGGCGGCCGACGGCGGTCCGCTCGTCGACCCGGCCGGGCCCGATGGCGCGATCCCGTTCGCGCGGGTCGGCCGGGTCACGTTGGAAGGTCTCGGCACCCTCGACGTGTGGTCGCTCCGCTCGTACGGTGGCGGGGTGTTCCTGCCCGTCAAGGACGCGCTCGCCGGCACGCGCACCTACGGCGGTGGCCGGTACGTCCTCGACACCGTGAAGGGCGCCGACCTGGGCACGACGCGTGGGCGGACGCTCGTCGTGGACCTCAACTTCGCGTACAACCCGTCGTGCGCGTACGACCCGGCGTGGACGTGCCCGCTGCCTGCCGCCGGCAACGTGATCGACGCTCCTGTGCCCGTCGGCGAGCTCGCGCCGCATGTCGGGGGCGCCCGCTAG
- a CDS encoding uracil-xanthine permease family protein, with translation MSIGWRTHGDGRTVAPGAVVNPDERLSWPRTIGIGMQHVVAMFGATFLVPILTGFSPATTLFFSAVGTVTFLLITGNRVPSYLGSSFAFIAPILAATATGGKSVALGGVMVTGLLLAVVGLVVHLAGSRWIDIVMPPVVTGTIVALIGLNLAPVAWGTCNQSVVDGKIVESCTNGFRAAPLTGLATLLAIVLVTVVFKGILGRLSILVGVLVGYVVAVLRGEVDFTAVRDAGWFGLPTFTTPTFDLAVLGLFVPVVFVLIAENVGHVKSVAAMTGKDLDPVTGRALLADGIATTLAGLGGGSGTTTYAENIGVMAATKVYSTAAYWVAAATALVLSMSPKFGAVIGTIPAGVLGGATTVLYGMIGILGARIWVQNKVDFSNPVNLTTAAVALIVGIANFTWTPGDLTFAGIALGTAAAIGTYHVMRGVATWRGTHDEPASPASVPGGDELAAAH, from the coding sequence ATGAGCATCGGTTGGCGCACTCACGGCGACGGCCGCACCGTCGCACCTGGCGCCGTCGTCAATCCGGACGAGCGACTGAGCTGGCCACGCACGATCGGCATCGGCATGCAGCACGTGGTCGCGATGTTCGGCGCGACGTTCCTGGTGCCGATCCTCACCGGGTTCTCGCCCGCGACCACGTTGTTCTTCTCCGCCGTCGGCACCGTGACGTTCCTGCTCATCACGGGGAACCGGGTGCCGAGCTACCTCGGGTCGAGCTTCGCGTTCATCGCGCCGATCCTCGCGGCGACCGCCACCGGCGGGAAGTCCGTGGCCCTCGGCGGGGTCATGGTCACGGGTCTGCTGCTCGCCGTCGTCGGCCTCGTGGTCCACCTGGCCGGTTCCCGCTGGATCGACATCGTGATGCCGCCCGTGGTCACCGGCACGATCGTCGCGCTGATCGGTCTCAACCTGGCGCCCGTCGCGTGGGGAACGTGCAACCAGTCCGTCGTCGACGGGAAGATCGTCGAGTCCTGCACCAACGGGTTCCGGGCCGCGCCGCTCACCGGTCTCGCGACCCTGCTCGCGATCGTCCTGGTCACGGTCGTGTTCAAGGGGATCCTCGGGCGCCTGTCGATCCTCGTCGGGGTCCTCGTCGGGTACGTCGTCGCCGTGCTGCGCGGCGAGGTGGACTTCACCGCGGTGCGCGACGCGGGCTGGTTCGGGCTGCCGACCTTCACGACGCCGACCTTCGACCTCGCGGTGCTCGGGCTGTTCGTGCCGGTGGTGTTCGTGCTGATCGCCGAGAACGTGGGCCACGTGAAGTCGGTGGCGGCGATGACCGGCAAGGACCTCGACCCGGTCACCGGCCGCGCGCTGCTCGCCGACGGCATCGCCACGACCCTCGCGGGTCTCGGTGGTGGGTCCGGCACGACGACGTACGCGGAGAACATCGGCGTCATGGCCGCCACCAAGGTGTACTCGACGGCCGCGTACTGGGTCGCCGCGGCGACGGCGCTCGTGCTGAGCATGTCGCCGAAGTTCGGTGCGGTCATCGGGACCATCCCGGCCGGGGTCCTCGGCGGTGCGACCACGGTGCTCTACGGCATGATCGGCATCCTCGGCGCCCGGATCTGGGTGCAGAACAAGGTGGACTTCTCGAACCCGGTGAACCTGACGACCGCCGCGGTCGCGCTGATCGTCGGGATCGCGAACTTCACCTGGACGCCCGGCGACCTGACGTTCGCCGGGATCGCGCTCGGGACGGCAGCCGCGATCGGGACCTACCACGTGATGCGGGGCGTCGCCACGTGGCGGGGCACCCATGACGAGCCGGCGAGCCCGGCCTCCGTCCCCGGCGGGGACGAGCTCGCAGCCGCGCACTGA
- a CDS encoding DUF4255 domain-containing protein yields MSNALAIAAVTSTIRYVLERALAAPHPGPVGGAAVTTWRPDRLSSADVVTDPGINVFLYQVTPNHAGNLTDLPTRRDDGSFVRRPVAALDLHYLLTGYGEDPSLDGQRLLGRAITALAVTPVLTRDVIAAAVDAYDADADTAFLAQSDLADQLELVKLSPTPLPLDELSRLWGVFQQTPYQLSVVYTATVVLLEADVTTRTALPVRARSVTVQAGGPPRLASVVAAPDPVPGLGPPVVTGGTTLVLAGSGLRQAGVGPVTRIRVGSALLDPEPDGSPLELRVVLTADVPAGVHAVQVQHRSVDGGPGGSPERVVATSNAVPVLVHPTVAVGAVTTGPGGTITLQLDPPLFPGQRATVELARLDAPPPPPPPAPDVVRHLTVDLAPVPRDGSPQPTATIPRDDVPDGRWLVRAQVDGVESIPELVGDVYAAPALVLP; encoded by the coding sequence ATGAGCAACGCGCTGGCCATCGCGGCCGTGACCTCGACCATCCGGTACGTGCTCGAGCGTGCGCTCGCCGCACCGCACCCGGGGCCGGTCGGCGGCGCGGCGGTCACCACGTGGCGGCCCGATCGCCTGTCCTCGGCGGACGTCGTGACCGATCCGGGGATCAACGTCTTCCTGTACCAGGTGACCCCGAACCACGCGGGCAACCTCACCGACCTCCCGACACGACGGGACGACGGCTCGTTCGTCCGCCGACCCGTCGCGGCGCTCGACCTGCACTACCTGCTCACCGGGTACGGCGAGGACCCGTCCCTCGACGGGCAGCGACTGCTGGGGCGCGCGATCACGGCCCTCGCGGTGACGCCGGTCCTGACCCGGGACGTGATCGCCGCCGCGGTCGACGCGTACGACGCCGACGCGGACACCGCGTTCCTCGCGCAGTCGGACCTCGCCGACCAGCTCGAGCTCGTCAAGCTCTCGCCGACCCCGCTGCCGCTCGACGAGCTGTCCCGGCTGTGGGGGGTGTTCCAGCAGACGCCGTACCAGCTCTCGGTGGTCTACACCGCGACCGTCGTGCTGCTCGAGGCCGACGTCACGACGCGGACCGCGCTGCCGGTGCGGGCCAGGTCCGTCACGGTGCAGGCGGGTGGTCCGCCACGGCTCGCGTCGGTCGTCGCCGCACCCGACCCCGTCCCCGGTCTCGGGCCGCCGGTCGTGACCGGGGGGACGACCCTCGTCCTGGCAGGCAGCGGGCTCCGCCAGGCAGGTGTCGGCCCGGTGACCCGCATCCGCGTCGGGTCGGCGCTCCTCGATCCGGAGCCCGACGGCAGCCCGCTCGAGCTCCGCGTGGTCCTCACGGCGGACGTCCCGGCAGGGGTGCACGCGGTCCAGGTCCAGCACCGCAGCGTCGACGGAGGACCGGGCGGCTCACCCGAGCGGGTGGTCGCGACGTCGAACGCGGTCCCCGTGCTGGTGCACCCGACCGTCGCCGTCGGTGCGGTGACGACGGGTCCGGGCGGCACGATCACGCTGCAGCTCGACCCGCCGCTGTTCCCCGGACAGCGTGCGACGGTCGAGCTCGCCCGGCTCGACGCACCGCCTCCGCCTCCCCCGCCCGCACCGGACGTCGTCCGGCACCTGACGGTCGACCTCGCACCGGTGCCGCGTGACGGCTCCCCGCAGCCCACCGCGACGATCCCGCGCGACGACGTGCCCGATGGCCGCTGGCTCGTGCGGGCGCAGGTGGACGGGGTCGAGAGCATCCCCGAGCTGGTCGGGGACGTGTACGCGGCGCCGGCCCTGGTGCTGCCGTGA
- a CDS encoding phage tail sheath C-terminal domain-containing protein, producing MSITTTYPGVYVTEIPSGSRTLTGVATSITAFVGRAARGPVDEPVPISSFADFERRFGGLWRLSGLGYAVRDFFLNGGSQALVVRVAKNAATATVDVDATTLTAVGPGVWANDLTVWVEYPDAADATEIAESQGSGVTAGDLFTLILTSGGQTEAYVNVTVVDGPRRLDHVLLASALVRVTGTLPSTRPGERRHEVGVTPYTVAVADEGDDGDAPDADSYTSAADAEANKVGLYALLKADLFNLLVIPPPTPGSEVPSAVWADAAAFAVKHRAFLLVDPPSTETLGTVETWTKTTAGLSGTDTRNVAVYFPRILRPDPLRGGATDAFVASGAVAGVYSRTDATRGVWKAPAGTDAGLSGVVGLSVPLTDDENGQINPLGLNALRSFRGIGPVVWGARTLRGSDRLADEYRYVPVRRLALFLEESLYRGTQWVVFEPNDRPLWSQIRTSVGAFMQDLFWRGAFQGASPRDAYFVRCDEETTTQYDIDRGIVNIQIGFAPLKPAEFVIIGIQQKTASAGA from the coding sequence ATGTCGATCACCACGACCTACCCCGGGGTCTACGTCACCGAGATCCCCTCGGGGAGCCGGACGCTGACCGGGGTGGCCACCTCGATCACCGCGTTCGTCGGGCGCGCAGCCCGCGGCCCGGTCGACGAACCCGTCCCGATCAGCAGCTTCGCGGACTTCGAGCGGCGGTTCGGCGGGCTGTGGCGCCTGAGCGGGCTCGGCTACGCCGTGCGGGACTTCTTCCTCAACGGGGGCTCCCAGGCGCTCGTCGTGCGCGTCGCGAAGAACGCCGCGACCGCGACGGTCGACGTCGACGCGACGACGCTCACCGCGGTCGGACCGGGCGTGTGGGCCAACGACCTCACCGTGTGGGTCGAGTACCCCGACGCCGCCGACGCGACGGAGATCGCCGAGTCCCAGGGCTCCGGGGTCACCGCGGGAGACCTGTTCACCCTGATCCTCACCTCCGGCGGGCAGACCGAGGCGTACGTCAACGTGACGGTCGTCGACGGTCCGCGACGGCTCGACCACGTCCTGCTCGCGTCCGCGCTCGTCCGGGTCACCGGGACGCTGCCGAGCACCCGTCCCGGTGAGCGACGCCACGAGGTCGGCGTCACGCCGTACACGGTCGCGGTCGCCGACGAGGGGGACGACGGTGATGCCCCGGACGCGGACTCGTACACCTCCGCGGCCGATGCCGAGGCGAACAAGGTCGGCCTCTACGCGCTGCTCAAGGCCGACCTGTTCAACCTGCTGGTGATCCCGCCGCCGACGCCCGGGTCCGAGGTGCCGTCGGCGGTGTGGGCCGACGCGGCGGCGTTCGCCGTCAAGCACCGGGCGTTCCTCCTGGTCGACCCGCCCAGCACCGAGACGCTCGGCACCGTGGAGACGTGGACCAAGACCACGGCCGGGCTCTCCGGCACCGACACCCGGAACGTCGCGGTGTACTTCCCGCGGATCCTGCGCCCCGACCCGTTGCGCGGCGGCGCGACCGACGCGTTCGTCGCGAGCGGCGCCGTCGCCGGCGTGTACTCGCGCACCGACGCGACGCGCGGGGTGTGGAAGGCCCCCGCCGGCACCGACGCCGGGCTCAGCGGCGTCGTCGGGCTCAGCGTCCCGCTCACCGACGACGAGAACGGGCAGATCAACCCGCTCGGACTCAACGCGCTGCGCAGCTTCCGCGGCATCGGACCGGTCGTGTGGGGTGCCCGCACCCTGCGGGGCTCGGACCGGCTCGCGGACGAGTACCGCTACGTCCCGGTGCGGCGGCTCGCGCTGTTCCTCGAGGAGAGCCTGTACCGCGGGACCCAGTGGGTCGTGTTCGAACCGAACGACCGGCCGCTGTGGTCGCAGATCCGCACGTCCGTCGGGGCGTTCATGCAGGACCTCTTCTGGCGTGGTGCGTTCCAGGGGGCGTCTCCGCGCGACGCGTACTTCGTGCGGTGCGACGAGGAGACCACGACGCAGTACGACATCGACCGCGGGATCGTGAACATCCAGATCGGCTTCGCCCCGCTCAAGCCCGCTGAGTTCGTGATCATCGGGATCCAGCAGAAGACAGCCTCGGCCGGCGCATAG
- a CDS encoding VOC family protein: MKPRIQEIVVDCADPEALAEFWGTLLEAPWAVRDPDWAMVGADPVLLAFQRVPEPKSSPKNRLHLDVAVPDAASAIAKAVGLGARELGSGELDADGDGYVVMADPEDNEFCFVVDTGGAWEGAARQALAEASARRGTGATPR, from the coding sequence ATGAAGCCACGGATCCAGGAGATCGTCGTCGACTGCGCCGACCCCGAGGCGCTCGCCGAGTTCTGGGGGACGCTCCTTGAGGCGCCGTGGGCCGTGCGCGACCCCGACTGGGCCATGGTGGGCGCCGACCCGGTCCTGCTCGCGTTCCAGCGCGTGCCGGAGCCGAAGTCCTCCCCGAAGAACCGCCTGCACCTCGACGTCGCGGTGCCGGATGCCGCGTCGGCGATCGCGAAGGCCGTCGGCCTCGGCGCGCGCGAGCTCGGTTCCGGTGAGCTCGACGCCGACGGCGACGGCTACGTCGTGATGGCCGACCCCGAGGACAACGAGTTCTGCTTCGTGGTGGACACCGGCGGCGCGTGGGAGGGCGCGGCCCGGCAGGCGCTCGCCGAGGCGTCGGCCCGCCGTGGCACGGGTGCTACACCGCGCTGA
- a CDS encoding phage tail protein, translated as MAEFTVNATRFDPYKNFKFRVRWDGRYVAGVSKVGALKRTTEVVKHRHGGDPSSSRKSPGRSEFEAVTLERGVTHDVDFEQWANKVWNYGSGLGMETSLKDFRKDVVLEVYNEAGQLVISYKLYRCWVSEFQALPDLDANANAVAIQTIKLENEGWERDYSVTEPTEPSFVEP; from the coding sequence ATGGCGGAGTTCACGGTCAACGCGACCCGGTTCGACCCGTACAAGAACTTCAAGTTCCGGGTGCGCTGGGACGGCCGGTACGTCGCGGGCGTCAGCAAGGTCGGTGCGCTCAAGCGCACCACCGAGGTGGTCAAGCACCGTCACGGTGGCGACCCGAGCAGCAGCCGCAAGTCGCCGGGGCGCTCGGAGTTCGAGGCCGTCACGCTCGAGCGCGGCGTCACGCACGATGTCGACTTCGAGCAGTGGGCCAACAAGGTGTGGAACTACGGCTCGGGCCTCGGCATGGAGACGTCCCTCAAGGACTTCCGCAAGGACGTCGTGCTCGAGGTCTACAACGAGGCCGGGCAGCTCGTGATCTCGTACAAGCTCTACCGGTGCTGGGTCTCGGAGTTCCAGGCCCTGCCCGACCTCGACGCCAACGCCAACGCCGTCGCCATCCAGACCATCAAGCTGGAGAACGAGGGCTGGGAGCGGGACTACTCCGTCACCGAGCCGACGGAACCGTCCTTCGTCGAGCCGTGA
- a CDS encoding LytR C-terminal domain-containing protein — protein MTTRDPARQRVLRHRHKRERQAVIFGGLIAGLAVSAFLAAAIYSGTITPPFARGFSSDAPKVAIDSPVPCPPKDTKPLAYKDVQVNVLNATKTSGLAGATATNLTARGFTVLGTGNYPTAVPDSARIMFGANGLVAAYTVAAQFDKPSLVLDARTDATVDIAVGDLFTSLLAPDKVAVSPDAPLQAYAGCVPIASITPAPAPTVNTNAGGDGATTPATPAG, from the coding sequence ATGACGACCCGCGACCCCGCGCGCCAGCGCGTCCTCCGTCACCGTCACAAGCGCGAGCGCCAGGCCGTGATCTTCGGCGGGCTCATCGCCGGGCTCGCCGTGTCGGCGTTCCTCGCGGCAGCGATCTACTCCGGCACGATCACGCCGCCGTTCGCCCGCGGGTTCTCGTCCGACGCACCGAAGGTCGCGATCGACTCCCCGGTGCCGTGCCCGCCCAAGGACACCAAGCCGCTCGCCTACAAGGACGTCCAGGTCAACGTCCTCAACGCGACCAAGACCTCCGGGCTGGCCGGGGCGACCGCCACGAACCTCACCGCGCGCGGTTTCACGGTGCTCGGGACCGGGAACTACCCGACGGCCGTCCCCGACAGCGCACGGATCATGTTCGGCGCCAACGGCCTCGTCGCGGCGTACACGGTCGCGGCCCAGTTCGACAAGCCGTCCCTCGTGCTGGACGCCCGGACCGACGCCACGGTGGACATCGCCGTCGGTGACCTCTTCACGAGCCTCCTCGCGCCGGACAAGGTCGCGGTGTCCCCGGACGCCCCGCTCCAGGCGTACGCCGGCTGCGTGCCGATCGCCTCGATCACCCCCGCGCCGGCCCCCACGGTGAACACCAACGCAGGCGGGGACGGCGCCACCACCCCGGCGACGCCCGCAGGCTGA
- a CDS encoding DUF4190 domain-containing protein: protein MTEPSNGYPPPGSSVTYSTRPTNVAAIVSLVAGICGFNVLPLVGSIVAVTAGHRARNQIARTGESGARLATAGLWLGYIGLVLFLAVVVLFIAFVTVLHTSSSVPALSFPKVG, encoded by the coding sequence GTGACCGAGCCCAGCAACGGCTACCCGCCTCCTGGGAGCTCCGTGACGTACTCCACCCGGCCGACGAACGTCGCCGCGATCGTCAGCCTGGTCGCGGGGATCTGCGGGTTCAACGTCCTTCCCCTCGTCGGGTCGATCGTCGCGGTCACCGCCGGCCACCGGGCCCGCAACCAGATCGCGCGCACCGGGGAGAGCGGCGCCCGGCTGGCGACGGCAGGGCTGTGGCTGGGGTACATCGGGCTCGTGCTCTTCCTCGCCGTCGTCGTCCTGTTCATCGCCTTCGTCACCGTGCTGCACACGAGCAGCTCGGTGCCGGCGCTGTCCTTCCCGAAGGTGGGGTGA
- a CDS encoding type II toxin-antitoxin system VapB family antitoxin, with protein MIFKSVGDGRPYPDHGYETTKQWSEIAPRQVRLDELITTKRTLNLDTLLSDDSTFYGDLFAHVVEWRGVLYLEDGLHRAVRAALQQRAFLHARVLVIS; from the coding sequence GTGATCTTCAAGTCAGTCGGCGACGGTCGGCCCTACCCGGACCACGGGTACGAGACGACCAAGCAGTGGTCGGAGATCGCACCGCGCCAGGTTCGGCTCGACGAGCTCATCACGACCAAGCGCACCCTGAACCTCGACACGCTGCTCTCCGACGACTCCACGTTCTACGGTGATCTCTTCGCCCACGTCGTGGAGTGGCGCGGTGTCCTGTACCTCGAGGACGGCCTGCATCGCGCCGTCCGCGCCGCCCTCCAGCAGCGTGCCTTCCTGCACGCCCGAGTCCTGGTGATCTCCTGA
- a CDS encoding ATP-binding protein, whose product MSIVERDAARAPTPGVTSSVGPQDRGAPRAVVDDETLNRDALLAELAVLRALVRGEDPVPARARARDAAERLGAPSTLDTVATDFALSDFERAVLLLAAGQELVSEVGAELAARTGTPLLTLGAALSLLPDAHWSALTPSAPLRYWDLVMLDDPRSPAHSPVQAGERILHHLVGAGSLDDRLTHLVRRAPWPVVLPHVLDRAADLVVAGWDRGTVAVQGDRLDDCRAVVSAAAHRSGAVLREVAGGDLPTDPVDVAHVVRLLTRESILDGGAWMLVLDGLPVESTARVARACAEVDARLARLAVLSTEVVEAPYGGVVTVPRLDLVGRAELLTQALGAVGADTAGVPDVVGVFDLSVAQATEAATDVARGRELWDACRDRSQVDPGGVARRVVPRASWADLVLPDVQVAQLRALVSAVRHRTVVLDTWGFAERSTRGTGTTSLFAGASGTGKTFAAEVIAHELRLDLLHVDLSQVMSKYIGETEKNLGAVFDAAESGSAVLLFDEADTLFGKRSEVKDSHDRYANLEVGYLLQRMEQFRGLAILTTNARGSLDQAFLRRLHAVVTFPYPDAAARARLWRSAFPAGTPTSDVDVDALAQVDVPGGTIAAAALTAAYLAADQGSAVTTAHVREALGWELAKSGRTVAGR is encoded by the coding sequence ATGAGCATCGTGGAGCGCGACGCGGCGCGAGCGCCGACACCCGGCGTCACGAGCAGCGTCGGGCCGCAGGACCGGGGAGCCCCGCGGGCGGTCGTCGACGACGAGACGCTGAACCGGGATGCCCTGCTCGCCGAGCTCGCCGTCCTACGGGCCCTGGTCCGGGGTGAGGACCCGGTGCCGGCGCGGGCCCGCGCGCGTGACGCGGCCGAACGACTCGGCGCGCCGAGCACCCTCGACACGGTTGCGACGGACTTCGCGCTGTCGGACTTCGAGCGGGCGGTCCTGCTGCTCGCCGCCGGGCAGGAGCTCGTCTCGGAGGTCGGCGCCGAGCTCGCGGCCCGCACCGGGACGCCGCTGCTGACCCTCGGCGCCGCCCTCAGCCTGCTGCCGGACGCGCACTGGAGCGCCCTCACCCCGTCGGCCCCGCTGCGGTACTGGGACCTCGTCATGCTCGACGACCCGCGGTCGCCCGCGCACAGCCCGGTGCAGGCGGGTGAGCGGATCCTGCACCACCTCGTCGGCGCAGGGAGCCTCGACGACCGGCTCACGCACCTGGTCCGCCGGGCACCGTGGCCGGTCGTCCTCCCGCACGTGCTGGACCGGGCCGCTGACCTGGTCGTGGCCGGCTGGGACCGGGGGACGGTCGCGGTCCAGGGCGACCGGCTCGACGACTGCCGCGCCGTCGTCTCCGCCGCGGCGCACCGCAGCGGAGCCGTGCTGCGCGAGGTCGCAGGCGGGGACCTGCCCACGGACCCGGTCGACGTCGCGCACGTCGTCCGGCTGCTCACGCGAGAGTCCATCCTCGACGGCGGTGCGTGGATGCTCGTGCTCGACGGTCTCCCCGTCGAGTCGACGGCGCGGGTCGCCCGGGCGTGCGCCGAGGTCGATGCGCGTCTCGCGCGGCTCGCCGTGCTCTCCACGGAGGTGGTCGAGGCGCCGTACGGCGGTGTCGTCACGGTGCCGCGCCTCGACCTGGTCGGCCGTGCCGAGCTGCTGACCCAGGCGCTCGGCGCCGTCGGGGCCGACACCGCAGGTGTGCCGGACGTCGTCGGGGTGTTCGACCTCTCGGTGGCGCAGGCGACCGAGGCCGCCACGGACGTCGCCCGCGGACGCGAGCTGTGGGACGCGTGCCGGGACCGCAGCCAGGTGGACCCGGGCGGGGTCGCGCGCCGCGTCGTCCCCCGCGCGTCCTGGGCGGACCTCGTGCTGCCCGACGTCCAGGTCGCCCAGCTGCGCGCACTCGTCTCCGCGGTGCGCCACCGCACGGTCGTCCTGGACACGTGGGGGTTCGCCGAGCGCTCGACGCGCGGCACCGGGACGACGTCCCTGTTCGCCGGCGCCTCCGGCACGGGGAAGACGTTCGCCGCGGAGGTGATCGCGCACGAGCTCCGGCTCGACCTGCTGCACGTGGACCTCAGCCAGGTCATGAGCAAGTACATCGGCGAGACCGAGAAGAACCTCGGCGCGGTGTTCGATGCCGCCGAGAGCGGGTCGGCGGTGCTCCTGTTCGACGAGGCGGACACCCTGTTCGGCAAGCGGTCCGAGGTCAAGGACAGTCACGACCGGTACGCGAACCTCGAGGTCGGGTACCTGCTGCAGCGCATGGAGCAGTTCCGCGGGCTGGCGATCCTCACCACCAACGCGCGCGGGTCGCTCGACCAGGCGTTCCTGCGACGGCTGCACGCCGTGGTGACCTTCCCGTACCCGGACGCCGCCGCCCGGGCCCGGCTGTGGCGCTCGGCGTTCCCTGCCGGGACCCCGACGTCCGACGTCGACGTCGACGCACTCGCGCAGGTGGACGTGCCCGGCGGGACGATCGCGGCGGCCGCGCTCACGGCGGCGTACCTCGCCGCGGACCAGGGGAGCGCCGTCACGACGGCGCACGTGCGCGAGGCGCTCGGCTGGGAGCTCGCGAAGTCCGGGCGGACGGTCGCGGGGCGATGA
- a CDS encoding glycosyltransferase 87 family protein, producing the protein MARLIRSRTALWVTFAVVHLWLIYVGVFLIRVSTFGDVDLYRRWAESGLLFGIWPGLDASWVYPVGAWLPILIPAAVSITSPIAYALGWSALVVVLDVVTVRALSNASPRDRATGQDAVPADTSELDGRPEWYANLPAGLDGQLGAWGWLAFVAALGPVALGRLDSIIAPLMVLALLAAFRHPRVASALLTAGAWIKVAPGALLISLAAATKRPLRDVVVPAAAVTAVVVAVTAAVGGLPYLASFLGDQGSRGLQVEAVAATPWLVAGLFTRAVTIAYNPQIITFEITGPGTAAIASVLNPVLVLVVAAVAVLLLVARRRGVDVLLPGALALAVTLIVTDKVGSPQYMTWIAPAIAVAIATRAPGPWFRLGWLTLAIGVATQIVYPWQYSHMLNGNPVITTILVWRNLSLVVLLAMTLTMLVQAVRRTRTVVETDADVHRMAPAARP; encoded by the coding sequence TTGGCCCGCCTGATCCGCTCCCGCACCGCGCTCTGGGTGACGTTCGCCGTCGTCCACCTCTGGCTCATCTACGTCGGGGTGTTCCTCATCCGGGTCTCGACCTTCGGGGACGTCGACCTGTACCGGCGCTGGGCCGAGTCCGGCCTCCTGTTCGGCATCTGGCCCGGCCTCGACGCCTCCTGGGTGTACCCCGTCGGTGCGTGGCTGCCGATCCTCATCCCGGCGGCCGTCTCGATCACCTCGCCGATCGCGTACGCGCTCGGGTGGTCGGCGCTCGTCGTCGTGCTCGACGTCGTCACGGTACGGGCGCTCAGCAACGCCTCCCCGCGCGACCGCGCGACCGGGCAGGACGCCGTTCCCGCCGACACCTCCGAGCTCGACGGTCGGCCCGAGTGGTACGCCAACCTCCCGGCGGGTCTCGACGGTCAGCTCGGGGCCTGGGGCTGGCTCGCGTTCGTCGCCGCGCTCGGCCCCGTCGCGCTCGGTCGCCTCGACAGCATCATCGCGCCGCTCATGGTGCTCGCCCTGCTGGCCGCGTTCCGCCACCCGCGCGTCGCGAGCGCGCTGCTGACCGCCGGCGCGTGGATCAAGGTCGCACCGGGGGCCCTGTTGATCTCTCTCGCCGCAGCGACGAAGCGCCCGCTGCGTGACGTCGTCGTCCCCGCCGCGGCCGTCACCGCCGTGGTGGTCGCCGTGACCGCCGCCGTGGGTGGGCTCCCGTACCTGGCGAGCTTCCTGGGCGACCAGGGGTCCCGTGGCCTGCAGGTGGAGGCGGTCGCCGCGACGCCCTGGCTCGTCGCCGGGCTGTTCACCCGCGCGGTCACGATCGCGTACAACCCGCAGATCATCACGTTCGAGATCACCGGGCCGGGGACGGCCGCGATCGCCTCGGTCCTGAACCCGGTGCTCGTGCTGGTCGTCGCCGCCGTCGCGGTGCTGCTCCTGGTCGCCCGTCGCCGCGGGGTGGACGTGCTGCTCCCGGGTGCGCTGGCCCTCGCGGTGACGCTGATCGTGACGGACAAGGTCGGGTCGCCCCAGTACATGACGTGGATCGCCCCGGCCATCGCCGTCGCGATCGCCACCCGGGCGCCGGGTCCGTGGTTCCGCCTCGGCTGGCTGACGCTCGCCATCGGCGTCGCGACCCAGATCGTGTACCCGTGGCAGTACTCCCACATGCTGAACGGCAACCCGGTCATCACGACGATCCTCGTGTGGCGCAACCTCTCTCTCGTCGTGCTGCTCGCCATGACCCTGACGATGCTCGTCCAGGCGGTCCGGCGGACCCGCACCGTGGTCGAGACCGACGCCGACGTGCATCGGATGGCCCCGGCCGCGAGGCCGTGA